A single genomic interval of Mangifera indica cultivar Alphonso chromosome 5, CATAS_Mindica_2.1, whole genome shotgun sequence harbors:
- the LOC123216091 gene encoding agamous-like MADS-box protein AGL15: MGRGKIEIKRIENANSRQVTFSKRRAGLLKKAQELAILCDAEVAVIIFSNTGKLFEFSSSGMKKTLSRYNKCLNFPDISVAECTPEKQYIKEVEALKDDIAKLQMKQLQLMGKDLNGLSFNDLQLLEQQLHEGMLLVKKKKEQLLMDQLEQSRVKEQRAMLENETLRRQVEELRGFFPSNDHCSPVQPYLEYYPLGGKSSLVNHSSASLEAGSDILMEKGDSDTTLHLGLPSNIYCKMKTAEGETNSNDSRSQLRQL, from the exons ATGGGGAGAGGTAAGATAGAGATAAAGAGGATCGAGAATGCAAATAGTAGGCAAGTTACCTTCTCTAAAAGGCGAGCAGGTTTGCTCAAGAAGGCTCAAGAATTGGCCATTCTTTGTGATGCTGAGGTGGCagttattattttctctaatacTGGCAAACTTTTTGAGTTTTCAAGTTCTGG GATGAAGAAAACACTTTCCAGATATAACAAGTGTCTGAATTTTCCTGATATTTCTGTAGCAGAATGCACACCTGAG AAGCAATACATTAAGGAGGTTGAAGCTCTAAAAGATGATATTGCGAAGCTACAAATGAAACAGTT GCAACTAATGGGCAAGGACCTGAATGGCTTGAGCTTCAATGACTTGCAACTCCTAGAACAACAATTACATGAGGGGATGCTACtggtgaagaagaaaaag GAACAATTACTGATGGATCAACTGGAACAATCAAGAGTAAAG GAACAGCGGGCAATGCTGGAGAACGAAACTTTACGCAGACAG GTTGAGGAGCTTCGAGGTTTCTTTCCATCTAATGATCATTGCTCACCAGTCCAACCGTATCTTGAGTACTATCCTTTAGGAGGAAAAAGTTCTCTTGTAAACCATAGTTCTGCAAGTCTTGAAGCAGGCTCTGATATCCTAATGGAAAAGGGAGATTCAGACACTACCCTACATTTAGG GCTGCCAAGCAATATTTACTGCAAGATGAAGACAGCTGAAGGAGAAACCAATTCCAATGATTCAAGGAGCCAATTAAGGCAACTGTAA